A region of the Plasmodium sp. gorilla clade G2 genome assembly, chromosome: 9 genome:
tatttatattatttcctttatgtatgtataatgtctaaaaaaaaatacacaacaTTGTATATTCagttattctatatatacacacaaaCAACAATTTAAAAACttttaagaataaaataaaatgacatGAACatgaaataatttttctcatttttttttttacaaaattacCTGAACATGTCAGGAAAAATAGCtatttatcaatatattttggctatatttattattttattaattattctaattttttttattttttttattttactacTTTTATGTAGTCATTCAAAGGgatcttatttatttataataaaaacttaaattattaaaacaaaGAAAAATACTAAAAATGGTAAGATTTAAAATTGTATTTCaaacaatatttatttactttttaattttatgttcaaaaaaaaaaaaagatgtatCATCTATGAtagcaaaaaaatatacatatatatatatatatatatatatatataattaaaaaaaacgaAATTATGTTTAGTATAAAtgttattcaaaaaaataattaataaccataaaaaaacatacatttattaaatgaaagcttaattaattataaattgatttaattaattatttaaaaaaaaaggtaattatttttttatatataattataaatgtaaatcATTAATTCTTTAACGTAtagttatattataaaatgaatagagttaaaatgttttattcacattttgttttttttaaaacaataGATACCTTCTAatgcttaaaaaaaaaaaatatatctatatatatatatatttaatattctcTGTAACTATTTTTTTACCTCTTGTCTTTTTTTCTGCAATGATAACATGTAAGGAGGTTTTAATGGCATGAGTTGGGGTTCATGTCTGACATAATTTTCTGGTAACAAATAAGACTTATCagaatcataataattatctgttgcaataaatgtaaataatttattggTCATAAAACTTTCTgatgaaatataattatttacaacttcttcatcttctgaattaaaatattttatttcctcATCACTATCAgaacaataaaaattaaatatatctagGTTGTTTTTGTCATtatcatattcatttataattttatttatattttttaagataTCCAAATTTGGAGTAGGGTTATTTtctacaatattattatgttcatGTGGTGATGACACCTCTTTAGTTTGTATatgatcataatatataatttcattgTTGTTATTTGTTGTATGACacaaattattatcaatattatcatcataattatagtgttcctttttattttcaaactGTTGATCATCTTTATCCTTATTAGTTATGAGCTGAGCATGATATATTCTAATTTGTTGTTCAGATAAATATTTGTGATTAATTTGATTTTCTGAATTATGATTATTCattgatataatatttgatGTGGATAAAGAGAAATTAAGACAAACAAGGAATGATTCTAAACTTTTATTCCTACTACTTTGAGGTTTACATATATAGactcttttaaaaaatttatttaaatgtagAATTAATAATCCTGTATGTTCTCCTCTAAATATTTTACTAATAAAATTCCCACCTATTTTTAAAACGGAACAACAAACTTTTAAGCTAGACAAAATTAATTGTGATTGAATGAATTCATCAATATCATTCATTCCTGTAATATCAGGAGCACCATCACTAACAACAGTATGagcatatgaaaaataatttttattttttttttgctcatgagtattattaaaaacatttatattttcttcatcactattaattttattattcatacatTTCAAAATTTTATCTATAGTTGACATTTTGGTTATATCTCCTTGAATAATTTTCACATAATTCATATTTCCTATTTCCTGTAAATCTACAGCAACAATATTTggttcttttatatttgaatcttttatttttaagttatttattttattttctaattcatcgttataattaatatacaaAGAAAACTTGTTTAGAAATTCTTCatgttgtatatttttaatattttcatcattagtatatttatttattatatataatatttgataataattatataaacaaatattttttaaaacttgAGACCAACTACCAGGAGCTGCACATAAGTCGacaatattataacaatagtgttcattatatatatttattaaatcatttttattattataattattatatatatctggtttaaataattttaatatcccaaatttttcatttatttggaTTAATTTAAATGAACTTCTTGCCCTATACCCACTTTCTTTTGCCTTACGATAATAAATGTCTCTTCTATCTTTACTAAGTTTTCccataataaaacataaatatatagattgatattttatttacttatttttaatgataataaaaatataaatacatatatatatataatatttatttatattatattacttttatataatatttattttaataaacatctttattttaaaacaatGACAGAGattaatatttcttctttggattatatataataattcctttttagtagtatttatttttatatcattttttttgtcatagAAAACGttccttaaaaaaaaaaaaaataataaaaatatattaatatatttaaaattttttagcgtttcaatattatatatatagagcCTTGCATATGttgcatatataatatatataaagttcacatattttttatatgtttataataaaatatagggATTGTAAAAAATGGGTAAAATATTagaatttacaaaaaaaaaaaaaaaaaaaaaattaacaaattATGGAActacaatatataatatatatatattatatatacgatgtacaaaaatatatatatatatatatatatatatatatgttttatttttacggCAATGatgtatctatatatattcatattttcttcttataaaagtaatatatttctcatataatattataaatattatatttattaaaaatataaaaataataataatatgtatattattatatattatataaaataataaagtgtTCCTTTTTATActcaattattattaattattattaatttttattaatatctcttatcatattattatatataacatcatTGTTcatttcttcatcatctaaATTTTCGAAGAagtcttcatttttattttccaatTTTAAAGGATGACAAAGAGAAACTAACAACATAGTGCtctgaatatatttattcatgacatttaaaaaaattttattgttaacattattattatatttgtaatcATTAAATTTGAAGGAATATAATAGCAAACCATTTTCATCAGCAATATGATAactaaaatttatatttaaacaaataaaaaaaaaaaaaaaatatatgtatatatataaatatatatatatatatatatatatatatatatatatatatatgtatatatttttatattacttttttcttttagtCGATGTATTATTCAATATATCAATCACGTCATTATAATCCAATAGTCCTTTTCCtactaaaaataatattgcaACCATATGTCTAATctataaaggaaaaaaaaaaaaaataatataatatattaaaaaaaatataaaaaaatatgtccttttattttgttttgtttttattttattttattttattttatttgttcttttttttttttttttttcataattttgtcagcaaatatatattatatccatatgataataatattacttggttatataaaaaagaaatacccttaattttaaaataataaaaatgtttatcTATATTTCGGATATCAAATTTTAATACAGTACGtctacatataaaaatatatatatatttatatttatatatatatatatatacacatttatgtagccaaaataatttatatatctacTTTATGTTTTATTCATATACCTATAAGATGTTAcattttttcctttcttgCAACAGTTGGAAAAATCATGTTCACCTAtctaataagaataaaaaaattgatatatatataaatatatacatatattttattatattttattttttgccTTACAAATAATTTTGCTGCTTTCTTCATCTTTTCgatgttataatttttatttataaaaaaataaacataagtCCTATGGATACAATTTAATCTGCATAAAAggaataacatatatatatatatatatatttatatttatatatatccatttaattatttatttattttgtcacatattatttttaccgGGAATCAAATGTATTGGAGACATGTTTTATATCATGTATGTGTATATTCTTAAGCTTCTTGTTTAATTctttaacatattttttttctatatctaAAATAGAAACAttctcatattttatatttaatcttAGATTTATTCCATTGATACGAGCAGATACTCCTTTGTCTGTTCGTGAAACCCTCGACAATGGTCtaatagaaaaaagaaaaaaaaaaaatatatgtatatatatatattttatatgttattaaaaacatattttacTTACATATCATAACTATCAATTAATTGTAATTTATAAAGATTTTCTATGAGTTTATTTTCTACAGTATTTTCGTTGTCCTTTTGATATGCAGATCcctataaatattttcataataataaataaaaatgatttttatatttttacagtGTTAtgttttgaaatatatatgaatcaataaaaggataataatattatatatatatatatatatatagatatatatagatatagataaaatgatagctacagaaaaaaaaaaaaaaaaaagtttattattaatattttttatgaaaaaatattgtcatatatataacatatatgtagataattattgaagaaaaaatattattatacattaaATTCCATCccaaaatatgataaaaggATTAGAAAATTATGCGtttctttcattttctttGTATATGATTTATTCTAAATAAGTATTTTCATATtgttctataaaaaaaatatatatatataatatatatatatgccaAATGAACTGGACTATTCCTTTTTTACGCCACCCACAAAATATaagttatatttaataattcatttaaaataaaataataaataaaaggtAAATTCAAAGagaaaatgttttatatatacaacagtgtttattatatatattaattgttATTTAAATGGAAAAGATTAAACTGTGAAATTAgagcataaaaaaaaaataacataatataaaaaattaatataggaaatatatatatatattatatatatatctaaaaaggaatgtatattataacatattatacctcaaatatatatgtaatatttatatatatataggataTGTGggaagttatatatatttgctaataattaaaaaaaaaaaaaattttataatatatacattttttaatattttacattatatttttatgtttattttaaattttgatgtttttttttttttattttatattatttccccttttatattataatttatatgattaataaatgaaaaaaacaaaaaaaaaacacaaattTATAGATccatgaaatataaaatatacaattatataaataaatataacatatatttatatatatatattatatatgtgccAATAAAGTATAcgtgataatattataattcaatatcagataataatatacatttatatattgataaaaaaaaaaaaaatatacatatatataataaaagaatgggtattgttatttaaaaatatgaaaaattcttttaataataaaggaGGCTTTGTTAACACTACGAAAAAAATTGACGAATCTTATATAGAGCCTGTAagtgatgatgaagaaaaagaaaaaaatgaaatagatAAAACACTTGaaataaatcataataaaaaggatgaTAATGAGTGTGATAAAAATTTTGGAAATAAAGCATATGTATATGCagatgaaataaaagaaaataataataatagtgataatatatataataataataataagaagaagaagaaaattttgaaacattttgatatattaatagaTAAAAGAAATGCATTCAATAGTATTTTAAGCTCAACCTTTGCAGGTATTATATCTCGAACTGTGACTGCACCTTTAGATagagtaaaatatataatgcaGATTACAAATAATTTACCTATAtgtgaaatatttaaaataattaaaaaggaTGGTATTATATGTGGATTTTTTAGAGGGAATTGTGTTAATATTGTAAAGATAATTCCAGAATTatcaataaaaatgtattcatatgaatttatgaaattaaatgtttataaatattattataataataaagaaaataatattattataaaaacagaTGAACCAAATAtgaatattcctttttttattcgTTTTTTAATAGGAAGTTCAAGTGGTGCTATAGCAGctctatttatatatcctttAGAAATTGTCAAAACAAGATTAATTGTTTCGAATAAAATTGATTCTAGTGGTATTATTAAATGTCtttatgatatttataaaaatgaaccATATAGACATTTCTATAATGGTTTATCTATGCACATTTATGGagtgttattattttcagGATGTAATATGagtatatatgattatttaaaatatttattcttttcctTCTATAAGGAATATATTCATTCAAATTATTGTCTCTCAAAAGATAGGaacaaacaaaataaaaatttaacaaaaaaagatatagataaaaaatttaatgaattaaataataatgaaaattatgaatTCATGAATATTACCAAAATGGATagtattcataaaaatatacaaacaaattcaaaaaataattattttacaaacatatataatgaaagtCTAAAAGATCATTTTAATTTctattctttaaaaaatataaaattttatgaaacgtttaaaaaatattcctcACTTATatggaataataataaaaatgataattatagtaataataataataaatatgataattatagtaataaaaaaaatgacaattatagtaataacaattttgtatataaaaaagaaaatcacCTGAACAATTCAACCTGTTCATATTGTAATTATCGTATTAAGAATGTGAACTGTTTaacctttttattatttggaaTAACTAGTTCGTTTATAGCTCAGATTGTGAGTTATCCTTTTCTTGTTTTACGCACAAGAATGCAAACACTTAATAATGAGATAGCAACTAATTATCTGAACAACGAAAGGAAGAAATTTAAGTCGTgtagttttattttatataacatcAAAATTTATGGATACAAATCGTTATATCGAggtataacatatataaaaaaaaaaaaaggggtGGGGACCAGACAAACTATACCTACAaatatgcacatatatatatatatatatatatatatgtatatatttatgtgtgtttatttttttttttttttttttttttcctttaggTGTTTATGTAAATCTGTTAAAAACCATACCTGCTACTTCCATCACGTGGTTTGCCTACGAATATGCCATGAGGAAACTGCAAAGAATTTAAGacatgaaatataaatataaataaataaatatatatatatatcaatttatttatatttatatttttgtttattttttgggGTGCTTACATATATACGTATAACGTGGATTTACAAACATACAACTTAtccttttatatacatttatagaAATATCCATAGGAACCCTcaaattgttttatttttttttataatctttaatattttatcatctttaatattttttatcatctttaatattttatcatgttaaatttttttctattagtTACACCCCTTAAAGTCATATCTTAATTATCAAACTTGGAAGAAGATGAGGATGAAGAGGTAAGTTGTCATAATTCACGTATACATATGAACagctattatatatattgtaagaattaaaaatatttaattgaatatatttattttgattaaaacatatttcaatatattttaatatattatccatATGTAACCCTTCaagataaaaagaatatatgttcattttctttttctttttttttgttttatttgtaaaattTATGAAATCTTTTTGCTTCTTCATTttaatgttataaatatttttcacatttttatcatttaaattattttcatcatatataatgtttttatcatatataatgtttttatCACATATAACATTTTCATCTTGTATaacattttcatcatatataatgtttttatcacatataacattttcatcatatataacattttcatcatatataatatgttcgTTGCATTTATTAGTTGCAcaatttttatgatttttcccttttaaattataatttttaatttttttgtttcctCCTGttgttattaataatattgttttatCTATTTTgtgaaataatttataaatttctCTTAAATCTTTTAACttgaaaaaatttaaaaatgtatattcctttctattatatatgaaatatatattaaaatatagacCTATCAAAAAAAGGTGATCATTTAATGTTAACatattatcctttttattattactatattgtaaataatatCCTGCACattttacaaatatttttacatataaaaaataaatagttttattatttatattcggAGGGAAGAAAATGAACCCataattatttgttattatattattatataaatatttagttTTCTTcctttcatatatatatttctttttttcatctaTTATTAGATTTATTGTTCtatatatcatatgatatatatatttctcacACGTGTGTGACACAcaaaattgtaataataacagAATGTGTTTTAAAGAATATTgtctataaaattttttaaagtgatatataaacaaatctaatattttataattttgtatattcatttgattgattatatttaataaaatatatgtatgatcATTAGTAAGttgatcatttttttttttttcatatatatatatattatatcttacatcttcatacatataattatttaaaatcatcaaattgtttttatttttatattttcctttttcatcATTCGATATATTCAATTCATCTatagaataatatttttgtagaATGTTCAAAATACaattcataatataatttctcattttattaaaataatgaatgtgattatttattccttggttatataaaaatatatacatttgtaaattattatgtGTAAATATATCTTCATATAAATAGTTGTCTTTATTAGGGAATTGATAATTATTctctttaattatatattttatattatccatatttattttataatttaatatatttttataatatgaaagatatatatagaacCCATGTAATAATTTACAATTCTTCCATATATTATCTACAAGATTACATTTATCTctaatattttcaattttttcatttaaacacatatcattatattcatttataaaattatataaatatatattacaactataaatattaaaaaatgtgtgtttccttttttttttttgtgtg
Encoded here:
- a CDS encoding tRNA pseudouridine synthase,putative, with translation MKETHNFLILLSYFGMEFNGSAYQKDNENTVENKLIENLYKLQLIDSYDIPLSRVSRTDKGVSARINGINLRLNIKYENVSILDIEKKYVKELNKKLKNIHIHDIKHVSNTFDSRLNCIHRTYVYFFINKNYNIEKMKKAAKLFIGEHDFSNCCKKGKNVTSYRRTVLKFDIRNIDKHFYYFKIKGISFLYNQIRHMVAILFLVGKGLLDYNDVIDILNNTSTKRKNYHIADENGLLLYSFKFNDYKYNNNVNNKIFLNVMNKYIQSTMLLVSLCHPLKLENKNEDFFENLDDEEMNNDVIYNNMIRDINKN
- a CDS encoding ribosomal RNA methyltransferase, putative, translated to MGKLSKDRRDIYYRKAKESGYRARSSFKLIQINEKFGILKLFKPDIYNNYNNKNDLINIYNEHYCYNIVDLCAAPGSWSQVLKNICLYNYYQILYIINKYTNDENIKNIQHEEFLNKFSLYINYNDELENKINNLKIKDSNIKEPNIVAVDLQEIGNMNYVKIIQGDITKMSTIDKILKCMNNKINSDEENINVFNNTHEQKKNKNYFSYAHTVVSDGAPDITGMNDIDEFIQSQLILSSLKVCCSVLKIGGNFISKIFRGEHTGLLILHLNKFFKRVYICKPQSSRNKSLESFLVCLNFSLSTSNIISMNNHNSENQINHKYLSEQQIRIYHAQLITNKDKDDQQFENKKEHYNYDDNIDNNLCHTTNNNNEIIYYDHIQTKEVSSPHEHNNIVENNPTPNLDILKNINKIINEYDNDKNNLDIFNFYCSDSDEEIKYFNSEDEEVVNNYISSESFMTNKLFTFIATDNYYDSDKSYLLPENYVRHEPQLMPLKPPYMLSLQKKRQEVKK
- a CDS encoding transporter, putative; translation: MKNSFNNKGGFVNTTKKIDESYIEPVSDDEEKEKNEIDKTLEINHNKKDDNECDKNFGNKAYVYADEIKENNNNSDNIYNNNNKKKKKILKHFDILIDKRNAFNSILSSTFAGIISRTVTAPLDRVKYIMQITNNLPICEIFKIIKKDGIICGFFRGNCVNIVKIIPELSIKMYSYEFMKLNVYKYYYNNKENNIIIKTDEPNMNIPFFIRFLIGSSSGAIAALFIYPLEIVKTRLIVSNKIDSSGIIKCLYDIYKNEPYRHFYNGLSMHIYGVLLFSGCNMSIYDYLKYLFFSFYKEYIHSNYCLSKDRNKQNKNLTKKDIDKKFNELNNNENYEFMNITKMDSIHKNIQTNSKNNYFTNIYNESLKDHFNFYSLKNIKFYETFKKYSSLIWNNNKNDNYSNNNNKYDNYSNKKNDNYSNNNFVYKKENHLNNSTCSYCNYRIKNVNCLTFLLFGITSSFIAQIVSYPFLVLRTRMQTLNNEIATNYLNNERKKFKSCSFILYNIKIYGYKSLYRGVYVNLLKTIPATSITWFAYEYAMRKLQRI